One segment of Anopheles stephensi strain Indian chromosome 3, UCI_ANSTEP_V1.0, whole genome shotgun sequence DNA contains the following:
- the LOC118512936 gene encoding nuclear protein 1: MSDDYDKYDFEMEKHIHSGHSGKQRSKKEASDHTNHYDPSGHSRKIVTKLKNTEQNKKSSPK, translated from the coding sequence ATGTCGGACGATTACGACAAGTACGATTTCGAGATGGAGAAGCACATCCACTCGGGGCACAGTGGCAAGCAGCGAAGCAAGaaggaagccagcgaccaTACCAATCACTACGATCCGAGCGGCCATTCGCGCAAGATTGTGACCAAGTTGAAAAACACGGAACAGAACAAGAAGTCGAGCCCGAAGTAG